A genomic region of Gammaproteobacteria bacterium contains the following coding sequences:
- a CDS encoding acyl-CoA mutase large subunit family protein, whose product MRRRTNPASTDLYDQAHAQWEKEYDQNIHSKVPVQNRSGIPIQPLYGPTRDSAENYLEALGFPGQVPYTRGIYTTMHRGKTWSQRQLIGQGTPDEYNKRVLQLIDAGTTAISLIPCNSVYRGNDCDDVPLPLLGTCGTVINTADHMDSALKGVDIGSISTAMNDPSPFTLLSFVLNTADRRSISWQHISGTSNQSDFLSHFVANHMFFRLSLEGARRILVDHIAFCRQRIPHWNPLSVVGQHMQQAGATPAQAMGFTLSSALQYGRDCLEHGMDPDDFLPRFTFFFDISMSLFEEVAKFRAGRRIWANLTQNELGAKTAHARRFKFHGQTSGADLTRQQPLNNITRVSTQAIAGILGGLQSLHTDAYDEVSNVPNEHPARIAVATQNILREEAGLCDVIDPLGGSWYVEDLTDQMEKKILNVMAVVENEGGMFKAVESGLVQRIIGESALNWQSRVDSGEQKIIGVNCYRTPPAEDQQTVTPTVRPAAEKMRAQVEQLRRFKNERSQADVKRTLAELSRAANSKNDNVFSKVVEATAAGVTHGEVVGCLRQELGFGHPLIVD is encoded by the coding sequence ATGCGTCGGCGCACAAACCCTGCCTCAACTGATCTCTATGATCAAGCCCACGCTCAGTGGGAGAAGGAATACGATCAAAACATACACAGCAAAGTCCCGGTGCAAAACCGTTCCGGCATCCCGATCCAACCCCTGTATGGGCCAACCCGAGATAGCGCTGAAAACTACCTTGAGGCCCTGGGCTTCCCCGGCCAGGTACCTTATACCCGGGGCATCTATACAACGATGCATCGAGGCAAGACCTGGAGCCAGCGTCAGTTAATCGGACAGGGGACGCCAGATGAGTACAACAAACGGGTCTTGCAATTGATTGATGCCGGTACAACCGCGATCAGCCTTATCCCCTGCAATTCTGTCTACCGTGGGAACGACTGCGACGATGTGCCTTTGCCGCTTTTGGGTACCTGCGGCACAGTGATCAACACAGCGGACCACATGGATTCGGCTTTGAAGGGTGTGGACATTGGTTCAATTTCAACTGCCATGAACGACCCCTCACCATTTACCCTGCTGTCGTTCGTGCTCAATACTGCTGATCGACGCAGTATTTCCTGGCAACATATCTCTGGCACCTCTAACCAAAGCGATTTCCTTTCACACTTTGTTGCAAACCACATGTTTTTCAGGTTGTCGCTAGAAGGCGCCAGACGAATTTTGGTCGACCACATCGCTTTCTGCCGTCAACGGATTCCCCACTGGAACCCATTATCAGTGGTTGGGCAGCATATGCAGCAAGCTGGTGCCACACCGGCCCAAGCTATGGGTTTCACCCTGTCATCAGCCTTGCAGTACGGCAGAGACTGTCTTGAGCATGGTATGGATCCTGACGATTTCCTACCCCGATTCACCTTTTTCTTTGATATCTCAATGAGTCTTTTTGAAGAAGTGGCAAAGTTTCGCGCGGGGCGGCGAATCTGGGCTAATCTGACGCAGAACGAGCTGGGTGCAAAAACCGCCCATGCTCGGCGCTTTAAGTTTCACGGCCAGACTTCAGGAGCAGACCTGACGCGTCAGCAACCACTCAATAATATCACTCGCGTCTCTACCCAAGCTATCGCTGGCATCCTGGGTGGATTGCAGTCGTTACACACAGATGCCTATGATGAAGTGAGCAATGTCCCCAACGAACACCCGGCACGTATTGCAGTTGCAACCCAGAATATCCTCCGCGAGGAGGCCGGCCTGTGCGACGTAATCGACCCACTCGGTGGTTCATGGTACGTCGAAGACCTCACAGACCAGATGGAAAAAAAGATCCTTAATGTCATGGCTGTGGTGGAAAACGAGGGGGGTATGTTCAAGGCCGTCGAATCGGGATTGGTTCAGCGCATAATCGGGGAATCGGCTCTCAACTGGCAAAGTCGCGTTGACAGCGGCGAGCAGAAAATTATCGGTGTCAACTGCTACCGCACGCCGCCTGCTGAAGACCAGCAAACGGTGACCCCGACCGTACGACCTGCTGCAGAGAAGATGCGTGCCCAAGTAGAACAGTTACGTCGCTTCAAAAACGAGCGCAGCCAGGCAGACGTCAAACGCACCCTGGCCGAACTGAGCCGCGCTGCCAACTCGAAAAACGACAATGTGTTTAGCAAAGTGGTCGAGGCGACAGCCGCCGGCGTTACCCATGGAGAAGTTGTCGGCTGTCTGCGGCAGGAACTTGGATTTGGTCATCCGCTTATAGTTGACTGA
- the lysW gene encoding lysine biosynthesis protein LysW, which yields MSECPVCGAQITLATDTVVGELLECPDCGSELEVTELNPPTLAEAPETEEDWGE from the coding sequence ATGAGTGAATGCCCCGTATGCGGTGCCCAGATTACGCTGGCAACCGATACTGTCGTCGGAGAACTATTGGAGTGTCCCGACTGTGGCTCTGAACTGGAAGTCACTGAACTCAATCCACCAACACTCGCTGAAGCACCAGAGACCGAGGAGGACTGGGGAGAATGA
- a CDS encoding [LysW]-aminoadipate kinase — translation MLIIKVGGGADINIPGVVNDLAALDDPFVVILGANALRDSIGERLAMTKQELTSLSGYTSVYSDESAIDLIMMTYAGLRNRRFVELCQRQGVNAIGLSGLDGRLIQGERNRGIRVREGGKTILKRDFSGKPRSANTTLLELLLKHEYRPVISIPIIDEQGHAINSENDDIVNVLQKGLNATRILQLIEAPGFLDNRKDPSSLVPQMSQAELAQREQQVEGRMKRKMLALRTLFTAGAAEVVIADGRVEHPVRDALAGCGTIIR, via the coding sequence ATGTTGATTATCAAAGTCGGTGGTGGCGCCGATATCAATATTCCAGGCGTCGTGAACGATCTTGCCGCGTTAGATGACCCGTTTGTTGTGATACTTGGAGCCAACGCACTGCGCGACAGTATCGGCGAACGTCTGGCGATGACCAAACAGGAGCTGACTTCACTGTCTGGCTATACCAGTGTTTATTCTGACGAGTCAGCCATAGACCTCATCATGATGACCTATGCTGGCCTTCGCAACCGTCGTTTTGTCGAGCTTTGCCAACGCCAAGGTGTCAACGCGATCGGCCTCAGTGGTCTGGATGGCCGCCTCATTCAGGGCGAAAGAAATCGCGGTATTCGAGTTCGGGAGGGGGGCAAAACAATCCTTAAGCGGGATTTTTCTGGCAAACCCCGTTCCGCAAATACCACCCTGCTGGAACTGTTGCTGAAACACGAATACCGCCCCGTGATCAGCATACCCATCATCGACGAACAAGGCCATGCCATCAACTCTGAAAACGATGACATCGTAAATGTTCTGCAGAAAGGGCTCAATGCGACCAGAATTCTGCAGTTGATTGAGGCCCCCGGCTTTCTTGATAATCGGAAAGATCCGTCGAGTCTGGTACCCCAGATGAGTCAAGCAGAGTTGGCGCAGCGCGAACAGCAGGTAGAAGGCCGTATGAAACGTAAAATGCTGGCTTTACGCACCCTCTTCACCGCTGGTGCAGCAGAGGTGGTTATCGCAGACGGCCGAGTAGAACACCCCGTTCGGGATGCACTGGCAGGCTGTGGAACGATAATTCGATGA
- a CDS encoding CoA transferase produces the protein MSGPLTGIRVFDLTRVLAGPSCTQILGDLGADIIKIERPEVGDDTRKYGPPFVLDVDGIETTESGYYLSANRNKRSVTLNLTSAQGQSLAKRMINQCQVLAENFKVGNLAKFGLDYASLKTDNPGLVYCSITGFGQTGPKAKRPGYDFMAQGLGGIMSITGPPGGEPHRVGIPIADLTAGLWATLSINAALRHREVTGEGQHLDISLLDTQVSLLSIQGLNYLTSGEVPGLLGNAHPNIVPYQVFPTADGNIIVAVGNDDQFKRYCEFAGVPELINDERFATNKARVQNREALTQILNEVMQQKPSAYWLKELENNKITCGPINNIDQVFADAQVIARDMRIEMDHPAAGEPVSLIGSPSKMSVTEVSYRHAPPMLGQHTEEVLEELLGLDTAECDRLREQGVI, from the coding sequence ATGAGCGGCCCGCTCACTGGAATTCGCGTGTTCGATCTGACGCGCGTTTTGGCAGGACCGAGTTGCACACAGATCTTGGGCGATCTCGGCGCCGATATCATCAAGATCGAACGGCCCGAAGTTGGCGACGATACTCGAAAATACGGCCCCCCGTTTGTACTTGACGTAGATGGAATCGAAACCACCGAAAGCGGCTATTACCTCTCTGCCAACCGCAACAAACGCTCGGTAACATTGAACCTCACCAGTGCCCAGGGCCAGTCCTTGGCCAAGCGAATGATCAACCAATGCCAAGTCCTAGCTGAAAATTTCAAGGTCGGAAATCTCGCCAAATTCGGCCTCGATTACGCGAGCCTCAAGACCGACAATCCAGGACTCGTTTATTGCTCAATCACCGGATTTGGTCAAACTGGGCCTAAGGCCAAACGACCCGGATATGATTTCATGGCACAAGGCCTGGGCGGCATCATGAGCATTACCGGGCCACCTGGCGGAGAGCCACATCGCGTTGGCATCCCCATTGCTGATTTGACGGCGGGCCTCTGGGCAACCCTATCCATCAATGCGGCACTACGACACCGCGAAGTGACTGGAGAAGGCCAGCATCTGGATATCAGCCTGTTGGATACCCAGGTGTCTTTGTTATCGATCCAGGGCCTGAATTACCTTACTTCGGGGGAAGTGCCGGGACTACTGGGCAACGCACACCCAAATATTGTGCCTTATCAGGTTTTCCCTACTGCCGACGGTAACATCATCGTAGCTGTTGGCAATGACGACCAGTTCAAACGATATTGCGAGTTTGCTGGCGTACCCGAGCTGATCAATGATGAACGTTTTGCCACCAATAAAGCGCGCGTGCAAAACCGTGAAGCACTCACCCAAATCCTCAACGAGGTGATGCAGCAAAAACCATCGGCTTATTGGCTGAAAGAGTTGGAGAACAATAAAATCACCTGCGGCCCCATCAACAACATCGACCAGGTTTTCGCCGATGCCCAAGTCATAGCCCGTGACATGCGAATCGAAATGGACCATCCCGCCGCCGGCGAACCGGTCAGTCTGATTGGCAGCCCATCGAAAATGTCGGTAACGGAGGTATCCTATCGGCACGCACCACCCATGCTAGGCCAGCACACCGAGGAGGTGCTTGAGGAACTATTAGGCCTCGATACCGCCGAGTGCGATCGGCTCCGCGAACAGGGCGTGATTTAG
- a CDS encoding cobalamin-dependent protein (Presence of a B(12) (cobalamin)-binding domain implies dependence on cobalamin itself, in one of its several forms, or in some unusual lineages, dependence on a cobalamin-like analog.), producing MNAPNQIPYRILVTKVGLDGHDRGSRIVAAYLRDAGMEVIYTPPWQSLDAVVRLAGDEDVDLVGISSLSTDHLIIPDLMSRLTAADLTHVRVVVGGIVPDEEYPLLLESGVSAILGPGTDRGTIVEQISGFAAAARHERDTEFI from the coding sequence GTGAACGCACCGAACCAAATACCTTACCGAATACTCGTCACCAAGGTCGGTCTGGATGGCCACGATCGGGGTAGCCGCATCGTCGCTGCATATTTGCGCGATGCCGGCATGGAAGTCATCTATACACCCCCTTGGCAGTCTCTCGACGCCGTAGTACGGCTGGCCGGTGATGAAGATGTTGACCTTGTCGGAATAAGTTCTTTATCGACCGACCACCTCATTATTCCAGATCTCATGTCCCGACTCACTGCTGCGGACTTGACCCATGTACGAGTCGTGGTCGGAGGCATCGTCCCTGATGAGGAATACCCGCTGCTACTCGAATCTGGAGTCAGCGCCATACTGGGCCCGGGAACAGACCGGGGCACAATCGTTGAACAAATCAGCGGCTTCGCTGCAGCCGCCCGCCACGAACGAGACACCGAGTTTATATAG
- a CDS encoding nucleotide pyrophosphohydrolase, which translates to MDTFLQQLSSDIEAFVSARDWHQFHSPKNLSMALSVEAAELVEHFQWLTADQSEDLSDDQCQAVGEELADILIYTLMVARRLGIDLEQATVNKMKQNRRKYPIEKARGLTAKYTEL; encoded by the coding sequence GTGGATACCTTTCTTCAGCAACTCAGTAGTGATATCGAAGCTTTTGTCTCGGCACGAGACTGGCACCAGTTTCACTCACCCAAGAACCTTTCGATGGCCTTGAGTGTTGAAGCAGCTGAACTTGTAGAACATTTTCAGTGGTTGACGGCTGACCAGAGCGAAGACTTGTCTGACGATCAGTGTCAGGCGGTTGGCGAAGAGTTAGCCGATATTCTGATCTATACCTTGATGGTGGCCCGGCGTTTGGGAATTGATCTGGAACAGGCGACGGTCAATAAGATGAAACAGAACCGCCGCAAGTACCCGATCGAGAAGGCCCGGGGCCTGACCGCCAAGTACACCGAGCTCTAA
- the lysX gene encoding lysine biosynthesis protein LysX, which produces MRVGFLHSLIRKEEKLLIDEFRQRNVTPIMLDDRKLTFDLESIPDIDIVVERCINHSRAMHGLRLFESLGIRCINSSEVARVCGDKILTSLALKEAGLAQPSVRVAFTEDSALVAIEELGYPVVLKPAVGSWGRLLAKVNDRESAESILEHKTVLGSYHHSIFYIQKYVEKQGRDIRSFVVGNDCIAAIYRSSSHWITNTARGAVATNCPVTDEIASLSVAAAYAVGGGVLAVDLFESTEGLLVNEVNYTMEFRNSIESTGVNIPGRVVEYVLEQLR; this is translated from the coding sequence ATGAGAGTAGGCTTCCTTCACTCGCTGATCAGGAAGGAGGAAAAACTTCTGATTGACGAGTTCAGGCAACGGAATGTCACGCCCATAATGCTTGATGATCGAAAACTGACTTTTGACCTTGAGTCGATCCCCGATATTGATATTGTCGTAGAACGCTGTATCAATCATTCCCGCGCTATGCATGGACTGCGGCTTTTCGAGAGCCTCGGTATTCGCTGTATTAATTCATCCGAAGTTGCTCGGGTATGCGGTGATAAGATTCTGACCTCTCTTGCGTTAAAAGAAGCTGGTCTGGCCCAACCATCGGTTCGCGTTGCTTTTACTGAAGATTCAGCGCTGGTGGCAATAGAGGAACTGGGGTACCCGGTAGTACTAAAACCTGCGGTCGGCTCATGGGGCCGCTTGTTAGCCAAAGTCAATGACCGCGAGTCTGCCGAATCGATCCTCGAACACAAAACAGTTCTTGGCAGCTACCATCACTCGATTTTCTACATCCAGAAATACGTCGAGAAACAAGGTAGGGATATACGCAGTTTCGTGGTCGGCAACGACTGTATTGCGGCGATCTATCGCAGTTCGTCTCATTGGATCACCAATACAGCGCGAGGTGCCGTCGCAACCAATTGCCCGGTAACCGACGAGATCGCATCGCTTTCGGTCGCTGCGGCATATGCAGTAGGCGGCGGCGTGCTTGCTGTCGACCTCTTTGAATCAACAGAAGGCCTGCTGGTCAATGAAGTCAACTACACTATGGAATTCAGGAATAGCATTGAATCTACGGGAGTTAATATTCCCGGCCGTGTTGTCGAATATGTACTGGAACAACTAAGGTGA
- a CDS encoding M20 family metallopeptidase: MYEQLLTGARALQSQTVAMRRDIHREPELGLDLPRTRATVLDGLSGLDLEINLSQATTGLVAILRGARPGPNVLLRGDMDALPMSEDTGLPYASQTPGRMHACGHDAHTAMLASAAHLLSERVEHISGNVLFMFQPGEEGYGGAKVMLDEGVLEAGGKPDSVFALHVAPELPSGVVGCRSGPILAAADTVHGRIIGRGGHGSMPHNAADPVPVACEVVQAIQTLVTRRFSVFEPVVATVGRIQAGTTNNVIPQSAELDITLRSLSEDTRERLASGVCGLIEQIAVAHGLQGEAKLKRGYPPTINHAAGSGLVAAAAKALLGEEGYRLMPEPFMAAEDFSYLLQRYNGAFAFLGVAPPGTEGTAAPCHSNHMLIDEDAMAVGVAMHAAIVLTSLDGSA; encoded by the coding sequence ATGTACGAGCAACTACTGACCGGTGCGCGGGCCCTGCAATCGCAGACGGTGGCAATGAGGCGGGATATTCACCGAGAACCGGAGCTGGGGCTGGATCTGCCACGGACGCGGGCAACTGTTCTGGATGGCCTATCCGGTCTGGATCTAGAGATCAACCTATCGCAGGCGACAACGGGTTTAGTAGCGATCCTGCGCGGCGCTCGTCCAGGCCCCAATGTCCTGCTGCGTGGTGATATGGATGCACTGCCGATGTCTGAGGACACCGGGTTGCCGTATGCATCCCAAACACCGGGACGTATGCACGCCTGTGGCCACGATGCGCACACCGCTATGCTTGCCAGTGCCGCTCATCTGTTGAGTGAACGTGTAGAACATATCAGTGGCAACGTCTTGTTTATGTTTCAACCCGGAGAAGAAGGATATGGCGGAGCCAAGGTCATGCTGGATGAAGGTGTGCTAGAAGCGGGCGGAAAACCCGACTCGGTTTTTGCTCTGCACGTCGCACCAGAGCTTCCCTCAGGCGTGGTGGGTTGTCGCAGTGGACCAATCCTAGCCGCAGCCGATACTGTTCACGGCCGCATCATCGGCCGGGGAGGCCATGGTTCCATGCCGCATAACGCTGCAGATCCTGTACCGGTCGCATGCGAGGTGGTGCAGGCCATACAGACATTGGTCACTCGACGGTTCAGCGTATTTGAGCCGGTAGTTGCAACGGTGGGGCGAATACAGGCCGGTACAACCAATAACGTCATACCCCAAAGTGCAGAACTCGACATCACCCTGCGCTCTTTGTCGGAAGACACCCGAGAACGATTGGCATCCGGTGTTTGCGGTCTAATCGAGCAGATCGCTGTCGCTCACGGTCTGCAGGGCGAGGCCAAGCTCAAACGTGGATACCCACCAACCATCAATCATGCTGCGGGCTCAGGACTCGTCGCAGCGGCGGCAAAGGCCCTGCTCGGAGAAGAAGGCTATCGCTTAATGCCAGAGCCGTTCATGGCGGCCGAAGATTTTTCCTACCTGCTACAGCGTTATAACGGCGCATTCGCATTTCTGGGAGTAGCGCCACCGGGAACAGAAGGTACGGCAGCGCCGTGCCACTCAAATCACATGCTGATCGATGAGGATGCAATGGCTGTCGGTGTTGCGATGCATGCGGCCATCGTACTGACGAGTCTTGATGGATCGGCTTGA
- the meaB gene encoding methylmalonyl Co-A mutase-associated GTPase MeaB: MDVLESKPRSLIRALKAGDRRAIGRAITLAETDQARITGLCQEIGPHTGHAQIIGITGPPGSGKSTLIDGLISTLRRLSHTVAVVAVDPSSPISGGAILGDRLRMHSHNADDGVFIRSLSTRGHLGGLTPAVHSIIDILEFAGFGRIILETVGTGQSEIEIAEIAQTIVVLCAPGMGDHVQTLKAGVLEIADILVVNKADLAGADLTVQQLKAMLALRPPVHGQVPVLQTTATTASGLDELVDAIVYHGVKDGGDSTRRRRERTRRLLASRAGALLQERLLRHGDGNLDAICDTLERGERSLEDSARDVLKLKYT; encoded by the coding sequence TTGGACGTCCTGGAATCAAAACCAAGATCACTGATCCGCGCGCTGAAAGCCGGTGACCGTCGCGCAATTGGCCGGGCGATCACCCTCGCCGAAACCGATCAGGCCCGGATCACCGGCCTGTGCCAGGAAATCGGGCCGCACACCGGCCACGCGCAGATCATCGGTATCACCGGACCACCAGGATCGGGTAAATCCACGCTCATCGACGGGCTGATTTCCACGCTAAGGAGACTTTCACACACTGTCGCCGTTGTTGCTGTGGATCCGTCGAGTCCGATCAGCGGTGGCGCAATTCTGGGTGATCGACTGCGTATGCACAGTCACAATGCTGATGATGGCGTATTTATTCGATCGCTTTCCACGCGAGGTCATCTCGGAGGCCTTACTCCCGCCGTTCACAGCATCATCGATATTCTTGAATTCGCAGGCTTTGGCCGCATCATCCTGGAAACTGTAGGTACTGGCCAGTCTGAAATCGAGATCGCTGAAATAGCGCAGACCATAGTCGTTCTGTGTGCGCCGGGAATGGGAGACCATGTCCAGACACTGAAAGCTGGAGTGCTTGAGATAGCTGACATTCTGGTCGTCAACAAAGCAGACCTGGCAGGTGCCGATCTAACGGTTCAACAACTCAAGGCGATGCTGGCGCTTCGACCGCCTGTGCACGGCCAGGTGCCGGTTTTGCAGACGACAGCAACGACTGCCAGCGGACTCGATGAGCTGGTGGACGCGATCGTTTATCATGGAGTAAAAGACGGTGGGGATAGCACCAGGCGACGGCGAGAGCGTACTCGCCGCCTGCTGGCGAGCCGGGCCGGCGCCCTGCTGCAGGAGCGGCTGCTGCGACACGGCGACGGTAACCTCGACGCGATCTGCGACACCCTCGAGCGCGGTGAACGCTCCCTCGAGGACAGCGCCCGCGACGTACTCAAGCTGAAATACACCTGA
- a CDS encoding aspartate aminotransferase family protein: MNGRDYEERFALPVYPRRGVTIVRGEGALLWDDQGNEYLDCTAGVGVANIGHANPAVATALAHQAESLITCPGIFFNNTRGQLMKKLVEITPPGLERVFLCNSGTESIEAAIKFARKTTGRSGLVTAMRGFHGRTLGALSATFKYRDAFEPLLPNCSFVPLNNIDKLDAAIDDNTAAIILEPVQGEGGVRPANADYLAAARQLCDDRGVLLIIDEVQTGFCRTGAFFACQHHDLSPDMLCLAKGIAGGVPMGAVVCSARVDPGIGAHGSTFGGNPLACAAALAAIEFMQTQQLAEQARVRGNYFASQFGAHLPERVRDVRQIGLMIGIELKEKATPYLQALLDQGILALPAGPTVIRLLPPLVITEAQLDTVIDKLRLVLA; encoded by the coding sequence ATGAACGGTAGAGATTACGAAGAACGCTTCGCTTTACCGGTCTATCCCCGGCGGGGTGTGACCATCGTTCGGGGTGAAGGTGCCTTGTTATGGGATGATCAGGGAAATGAGTATCTGGACTGTACGGCTGGTGTAGGTGTTGCCAACATTGGTCACGCCAATCCAGCCGTAGCGACTGCTCTTGCGCACCAGGCAGAAAGCCTGATCACCTGCCCAGGTATATTTTTCAATAACACGCGCGGGCAGTTGATGAAAAAACTGGTCGAGATTACACCGCCCGGTCTGGAGCGCGTGTTTCTCTGCAACTCTGGCACGGAAAGCATTGAAGCGGCGATCAAGTTTGCACGAAAAACGACCGGGCGCAGCGGGCTGGTAACGGCGATGCGCGGATTTCACGGACGCACGCTGGGCGCACTCAGTGCAACATTTAAATACCGTGACGCGTTTGAACCTTTGCTACCGAACTGCAGCTTTGTTCCCCTTAACAACATCGATAAGTTAGACGCAGCCATCGATGACAATACCGCGGCCATCATTTTGGAACCTGTTCAGGGTGAGGGTGGTGTCCGTCCAGCCAACGCAGATTACCTGGCAGCGGCTCGTCAGTTATGCGATGACCGGGGGGTGCTTCTCATCATTGACGAAGTGCAGACCGGCTTCTGTCGTACTGGTGCTTTCTTTGCCTGCCAGCATCATGACCTTTCGCCGGACATGCTGTGCCTGGCCAAAGGGATTGCTGGTGGCGTCCCCATGGGTGCTGTCGTGTGCTCTGCGCGTGTCGATCCCGGCATAGGTGCTCATGGCTCGACCTTCGGTGGTAACCCCTTGGCCTGCGCCGCAGCACTCGCCGCCATTGAATTCATGCAGACCCAGCAACTGGCAGAACAAGCCAGGGTACGGGGTAATTATTTTGCTAGCCAGTTTGGCGCTCACCTGCCGGAACGGGTCAGAGATGTACGCCAGATCGGCCTGATGATCGGTATTGAACTCAAGGAAAAGGCCACTCCCTATCTGCAGGCCCTGCTGGACCAGGGCATACTGGCGCTGCCAGCCGGACCTACCGTGATCCGGCTGCTGCCGCCGCTGGTCATCACTGAAGCACAGCTCGACACGGTGATCGATAAGCTGCGCTTGGTACTCGCCTAA
- the argC gene encoding N-acetyl-gamma-glutamyl-phosphate reductase, with amino-acid sequence MIRVSIVGGSGYTGGELLRLLLFHSESTVQQVTSERSAGKFVHNAHPNLRGITRLKFCAVNELESCDLLFLCLPHGEIMASIDRFQTLAPRLIDLSADFRLTDAESYMRWYGRPHLRPDLLGTFAYGVPEFNRENIMQADQVACAGCNATASTLAVRPLVRRNLVESVVIEVKAGSSEGGNTGSDASHHPERSGAVRSYQPTGHRHVGEMKQVLGDIAIHFSATSIEMVRGILATCHVFLNDDLDEKAVWKIYREDYSEEPFIRIVKERSGIHRYPEPKLLAGTNYCDIGFERDASSNRLVVISAIDNLMKGAAGQAIQCFNLMHGFDETCGLEFPGLHPI; translated from the coding sequence GTGATTCGCGTATCCATTGTCGGAGGTTCTGGCTACACCGGTGGCGAATTGTTGCGGCTGCTACTGTTTCACTCCGAAAGCACAGTGCAGCAGGTCACCTCAGAACGATCTGCTGGAAAGTTTGTTCATAATGCCCATCCCAATCTGCGCGGCATAACTCGGCTGAAGTTCTGTGCAGTGAATGAACTTGAGTCATGTGATCTGTTGTTTCTCTGTCTGCCGCATGGAGAAATCATGGCCAGCATAGACCGTTTTCAGACACTGGCTCCGCGACTGATTGACCTCAGTGCTGATTTCAGGCTGACCGATGCTGAAAGCTATATGCGATGGTATGGCCGGCCACATTTACGCCCTGACCTACTTGGCACTTTTGCTTATGGCGTGCCGGAATTCAACCGTGAAAACATCATGCAGGCAGATCAGGTCGCCTGCGCCGGTTGCAACGCCACTGCCAGTACGCTGGCTGTACGTCCACTCGTGCGGCGCAATTTGGTTGAGTCTGTTGTCATCGAAGTCAAAGCGGGCTCTAGTGAAGGCGGTAATACAGGGAGCGATGCTTCACACCACCCGGAGCGCAGTGGGGCGGTGCGATCCTACCAACCTACGGGCCACCGACATGTGGGCGAAATGAAACAGGTGCTCGGTGATATCGCAATTCATTTTTCTGCAACCTCTATCGAGATGGTGCGCGGTATCCTTGCGACCTGCCATGTCTTTTTGAACGATGATTTGGACGAAAAAGCAGTATGGAAAATATACCGCGAGGACTATTCAGAGGAACCTTTTATACGGATCGTTAAAGAACGCAGTGGCATCCATCGCTATCCAGAACCCAAACTCCTGGCAGGTACCAACTACTGCGATATCGGGTTCGAGCGGGATGCCTCGTCCAACAGACTGGTGGTCATCAGCGCTATCGACAACTTGATGAAGGGCGCCGCTGGACAGGCCATACAGTGTTTCAACCTTATGCATGGATTTGACGAGACCTGTGGCCTCGAATTTCCGGGCCTGCATCCTATCTGA